One Pseudomonas sp. MM213 genomic window, ACTAGCGATTTGCCGCGACGTTTGAATCGTCTGGCGATGAGCCTGGATTGCCAGTTGATGCTGGCCGGTGACGCGTCGGAACTGTCGCAGGAGAGCCTGGACGGATCGTCCATCGGCTGCCTGGGTAACGAAGGAGTGGTGATGCGTCAGCGCCTGAAACAGTTCCTGGCAGGCAACCTGGATACCTGAATCACAGATGCAGGGTCGGGTGGGTCAGTCGATGCTGCTGAAGGATGTACTGGCGAAGGCGCTCGGTTTCATCCTTGTCGCTCTGACTCAACTGATAGGCAAAGAAGCCGTTCTCGGTTTCTCTCTCGAAGGTGCCGCGCAACGCGATACGTTCGTAGCCTGACGGGCTGAACCACAACGCGAAATGCTTGGGCGGTTTGGTCTTGTTGCGAACTTCCAGCAAAACCCCTTTGAACGACACTTCATGCACCCACATCGTGCCGGGATGGCCGGCGGCATTTTCCAGGGCGACCGGTTCTTCGAGGAGCAGGCGCCATGGCCGGACCAACGGTCCGTCTTCATAAATGCTGGGGACGCCGAGGCGTAAATGCAGCGCGTGAAATTCGTCTTCCACCAGATGCAGCGGGAAGGTCATTTGCTGATTTTCGAAGTTGGCCTGGATCGTGACTTGCTCATGAGCAGCAAGGCGCGTGAGCAGGTCACGGATTTGCGAACCACCATTTACAAGCAGACTCGACGTCGCATCCCGCACATTGAGTTGCGGGTTGTGTTGCATGGTCTGGATAAAATCCAGCTCATCCTGGGTCAGGAGTGCGTCGCGCTGCATGATGGGCTCGAAAGGAAAAGTAACAAAGTCATCGGTGATTGTAGTTAATGACAATCAATTCTCGGTTTTGTTTGCGCCGTTCGTCGGTTTGAGCGCGGCGAGCTCGGCCTGAAGCTCTGCCACTTGCGCTTCAAGCTGCGCTACCCGCTGCTGCGCCTTGACCTGCACGGTGACGTCCTTTTGCACGCCGACAAAATACGTCTGACCGTCACTCGGGTTTTTCACCGTAGAAAGCGACAGCTCATTCCAGAAGGGCGTGCCGTCCTTGCGGTAGTTGCGCAGGATTTCCCGGCAGGAGCCGCCACTGCTCAACGCATTGCGAATCAAGGGCAGCGCTTCCTGGTCGCGGTCACCTGATTGCAGAAAGCGGCAATCCTGGTAGAGGATTTCTTCGCTGGTGTAACCGGTCAACCGTTCGAACGCCGGGTTGACGTAAATCAGGATGTTGTCGTGTTCACCTTCTTTTTCGGCAATCACGATGCCGTCGTTGGACGCGTCAATCACCATTTGCAGCAGTTGTGCGTTGATCATCGGAGAATCCTTTCCAGATTGATTGAGCGCAGCATTCTAAAAGAACTCTAGCGGCCTTCAATGCTTAATGAGAGCTAATCGCAGCTTTTTTGCTGTGGCTGTTAATATCCCTCATCTTTTTACTCAGCTTCAGGATCAGATTGATGAAAGTCGCCATTTTTTCGGGCTCGGTGTACGGCACGGCTGAAGAAGTCGCTCGCCACGCTGCGAATATTTTGAAAACCGCGGGCTTCGAAACCTTTCACAACCCGCGCGCCAGCCTTGCCGATGTACAGGCGTTTGGCCCGCAAGCCTTCCTGGCAGTGACTTCGACCACGGGCATGGGCGAACTGCCGGACAACCTGCAACCGTTGTATTTCGCCATTCGCGATCAATTGCCGGCCGCCTGGCGTGGTTTGCCGGGCGCGGTGATCGGCCTGGGCGATGCGAGCTACGGCGATACGTTCTGCGGCGGCGGTGAGCTGATGCGCGAGCTGTTCGGCGAACTGGGCATCCGCGAAGTGCTGCCGATGCTGCGCCTGGATGCCAGCGAAAGCGTCACCCCGGAAACCGATGCCGAACCCTGGCTGGCGGAACTCGTCACCGCTCTGCGCGGCTGACTGGCCATTCGCGAAGCAAGGCAAGCCAGGATTGTGCCGATTCGGGGCTGCGGAACCGGTTCGATGCCCCCTTGTTGGCGGCGGTACTTTGACATGGATCCAAGCTGTCTGGCGCAGTGACTCGCTAGGTCATCAAGCTGGCTGCCAATGCAACTACATGAACCCCGGGGGCTGACTAGACTGCTAAACGTGAGCAAAACAATAAGAACAGGAGTTCCTTGTCGTGAGCGTAGCCCCCGTCCAATCGCCCCACAGTGTCAAAGACCAGGTCAGTGCCGCCGAGTGGCAGACCCGCGTCGATCTGGCCGCCTGTTATCGTCTGGTCGCCCTGCATGGCTGGGATGATCTGATCTTCACGCACATTTCCGCCAAGGTGCCAGGCACTGAAGATTTCCTGATCAACCCGTTTGGGTTGATGTTCCACGAGATTACCGCGTCGAGCCTGGTCAAGGTCGATCAGGCCGGCAACAAGCTGATGGACAGCCCTTACGAGATCAACCCGGCGGGCTACACCATCCACAGCGCCGTGCACGAAGTGCGGCACGATGTCGTCTGTGTATTGCACACGCACACGGCGGCCGGCGTTGCGGTGTCGGCGCAGAAGCAAGGCGTTTTGCCGATCAGCCAACAGTCGCTGTTTGTTCTGTCGAGTCTGGCGTATCACGCCTATGAAGGCGTTGCGCTGAACCACGAAGAGAAGGCGCGGCTGCAGGCCGACCTCGGTGAAAACAATTTCCTGATGCTGCACAACCATGGGTTGCTGACCTGCGGCGGCACCATCGCCGACACGTTCCTGATGATGTTCACCTTCCAGCGCGCCTGCGATATCCAGGTGCTGGCACAGAACGGTGGCGCGGAACTCATCGCCATCGAACCGCAGATTCTGGCGGGCGCCAAGGCGATGATCGCCGGCGTCACCAAAAGTGCACAAGGGATGGGCGGCGCACTGGCCTGGCCGGCGCTGCTGCGCAAACTCGATAAACAAGACGCGGGATATAAACTCTGATGCCTCTCGCCGAGATCCCCCTGTGTGTCTGGCGCAAGCGCAGCCAGACGTTCGACTTTCGTGATCAGACGGTGCGTTACTGGACGGCAGGGCAGGGTGAGCCGCTGTTGCTCATTCACGGCTTCCCGACCGCCAGTTGGGACTGGCACTACCTGTGGCAGCCGCTGGCCCAGCGTTATCGGGTGATTGCCTGCGACATGCTCGGTTTCGGCGATTCAGCCAAACCGGTGGATCATGAATACAGCCTGCTGGAGCAGGCCGATCTGCAACAGGCATTGCTGGAGCATTTGAACGTCGAGCAACCGGTGCACGTGCTCGCCCACGATTATGGTGACAGCGTGGCTCAGGAACTGTTGGCCCGGCATTACGAGGCGCGCATTCATCTCGCCAGTTGCGTGTTCCTCAATGGGGGGCTGTTTCCTGAAACCCATCGCCCGGTACTGATGCAAAAACTGTTGCTCAGCCCGGTGGGCTGGATGATCGGCCGCGCGTTTTCCCGTGATGCGCTGGTGAAGAGTTTCCGCCAGATTTTCGGACCGCAGAGCCGTCCGACCGAGAGTGAGATGGATGATTTCTGGAGCCTGATCGACAGCAATCACGGGCCACGGATCATGCACAAGCTGATTGCCTACATCCCCGAGCGCAGGGTTCAGCGCGAGCGTTGGGTGAGTGCCATGCAGCGCGGCGAAGTGCCGTTGCGGGTGATCGATGGCGAGGTCGATCCGATCTCCGGCGGGCATATGGTCGAACGCTATCGGGAGCTGATCCCGAACCCGGACACGGTCCTGCTGCCCGGCATCGGTCATTACCCGCAAACCGAAGCACCGGCTCAGGTGCTCAAGCATTATCTGGCGTTTCGCGACCGGCTGATTTCAACGCCGCTGAAAGTGGCCTGTTCGTAGACATCACCGCAACCTTGCCGGCGATGGCGTCC contains:
- a CDS encoding flavodoxin, with translation MKVAIFSGSVYGTAEEVARHAANILKTAGFETFHNPRASLADVQAFGPQAFLAVTSTTGMGELPDNLQPLYFAIRDQLPAAWRGLPGAVIGLGDASYGDTFCGGGELMRELFGELGIREVLPMLRLDASESVTPETDAEPWLAELVTALRG
- a CDS encoding PAS domain-containing protein — translated: MINAQLLQMVIDASNDGIVIAEKEGEHDNILIYVNPAFERLTGYTSEEILYQDCRFLQSGDRDQEALPLIRNALSSGGSCREILRNYRKDGTPFWNELSLSTVKNPSDGQTYFVGVQKDVTVQVKAQQRVAQLEAQVAELQAELAALKPTNGANKTEN
- a CDS encoding alpha/beta fold hydrolase, with the protein product MPLAEIPLCVWRKRSQTFDFRDQTVRYWTAGQGEPLLLIHGFPTASWDWHYLWQPLAQRYRVIACDMLGFGDSAKPVDHEYSLLEQADLQQALLEHLNVEQPVHVLAHDYGDSVAQELLARHYEARIHLASCVFLNGGLFPETHRPVLMQKLLLSPVGWMIGRAFSRDALVKSFRQIFGPQSRPTESEMDDFWSLIDSNHGPRIMHKLIAYIPERRVQRERWVSAMQRGEVPLRVIDGEVDPISGGHMVERYRELIPNPDTVLLPGIGHYPQTEAPAQVLKHYLAFRDRLISTPLKVACS
- a CDS encoding class II aldolase/adducin family protein yields the protein MSVAPVQSPHSVKDQVSAAEWQTRVDLAACYRLVALHGWDDLIFTHISAKVPGTEDFLINPFGLMFHEITASSLVKVDQAGNKLMDSPYEINPAGYTIHSAVHEVRHDVVCVLHTHTAAGVAVSAQKQGVLPISQQSLFVLSSLAYHAYEGVALNHEEKARLQADLGENNFLMLHNHGLLTCGGTIADTFLMMFTFQRACDIQVLAQNGGAELIAIEPQILAGAKAMIAGVTKSAQGMGGALAWPALLRKLDKQDAGYKL